TTTGGCTTCTATGACCTATTCAGTGGCCCCTGGCATTAACAATATGTTTATGTCGATTGGTTTCCGTCTGTTTCCAAGTTCAGACGCCGCAAAAGGCAAAAAAGCTGAAAAACTTAACTGGGTGCAAAAAGCATATGCACGCATTTTCCCTGGTGAGCATTGGTAATTTAAAATATTCAGCAAGCTTAAATAAAAAAGCGCCTCATGAAAGGCGCTTTTTTATTTGGTTCTATTTACGCATCTAAAAATTCGACATGCCCTGTTTTGACATCGTAAATCGCGCCAACAATCGCTATTTCACCACGATCCAGTAAGTCTTTAAGTACCGTACTGTTATTAATAATATATTGGATATTGTAGTGAACATTCATAGCAGTTACCTGATTTACGAAGGTCTTGTTTAATTCACGGGGTTGCATAATGTCATATACGCTTTCTACCGAATGCATGAGCGGACCAAGCACATATTGAATATGCGGCATCTCTTTGACATCGGAGATTTGCTTTTGCTGTAAGCGTAACTGACATGCACTCGTCACTGCACCACAGTCAGTATGGCCTAAAACTAAAATGACTTTTGAGCCTTTGGCCTGACAAGCAAACTCAAGCGAGCCTAATACCTTTTGACCTGCAATATTACCTGCAATCCTTAAACTAAATAGATCACCAATACCCACGTCAAAAATCATTTCAGTTGGAGCACGTGAGTCCATACATCCCAAAACAGCAGCAATTGGGTGCTGGCCTTCATCTGCAGTAACACGAATTTGGCGATAAATATCACGTTGCAAGCGCTCATTTTTAACGAAACGTTCATTTCCTTCTTTAAGTAAAGTAATGACTTGCTGTGGACTTAATTTACGTTGTAGATCTCTCGTACTAATGTAGATATCCAGTACTGCATCATCTACCTCTTCATAGTGCTGCTTAAATCCAATAAGCTTAAGGTCGACTTGGCGTTTAACTGCCGTCTCATTTTGATAGTCTTGAATGACTTGATAAATATCCGGATCAATCGAATCACATTGAGTGGCATCAATAATCAACTGTTGATCTTTATGAACATGTTCCAAGGCAGAAATGAGTGCGGAACGATTCAGAAAAGTCACTTGTGAAGGAAGCTCAATACGCGTCACGATTCCATGTAAATGCTTTTCTTTATAAACACGAACACCTTTATTGAAGTTGCCATATAAAATAAATGCACTACTGGTAAATAGCCCCACCAAGATTCCGGTTAATAAATCTGTCAGCAAGATTGCAACCAAGGTAATAATGAATGGTAAAAACTGTCTCCAACCTTTTTGGTAAAGCTGCTTGAATAACTTTGGATGAGTCAGTTTAAAACCAGTCACGATCAAAATTGCTGCAAGTGCAGACAAAGGAATCATGTTCATGAGTGGGACAAAAAATAGAATGGCAAGCAGTAACAACACACCGTGAATAATGGTTGAGCATTTACTACGTGCACCTGTATTGGCATTTACAGAACTACGGACAATCACTGAGGTCACTGGCATTCCGCCAATCAAACCCGACACAATATTACCTGCTCCTTGCGCCCATAACTCACGATTAGGTGGAGATGAACGCTTTTGAGGATCAAGCTTATCGGCTGCTTCTAAATTTAGTAATGTTTCTAAAGATGCCACGATCGCAAGTGTAATGGCTCCAGTATAAATTAATGGTTCAGCTAAATAGCTAAAGTCAGGAAAAACCAATACCTCTTCTGGTGCTTGTAATATATTTGGTAGTTGAATCAAATTATTACTTTGCACAGCCCATGAAGAACCGATACTTATTAAAACAAAGTTAAAAACTGCTGCGAGTACCACGGCAATTAAGGCAGAAGGCAACGCTAACTTTTTAAGTGGGCTACTGTCCCAAGCTAAAATTAAAAATAAGCTCAGCAGTCCAATCAATGCTGCTCCAGCATCAAATTTTTGGATAAACGTATCCGGTGTAGCAGTCCAAACTTCTTTCCATGAAAAATCAGTCAACCCAAATAAATAAGGTAACTGTGTCACAATCAGAATGGCACCAATGGCTGCCAACAATCCTAAAATGACATTGTTTGGAATAAAGTTGGCAAAGAAACCCAACTTAAATACACCAAACAGAATTTGTAAAATTCCTGCAAATACAATACACAATAAAAAGGCGGCATAATTGCCGCCTAATTGATCGAGTTGTACAAGGATGACCGCAGTCAACCCTGCTGCTGGGCCAGAAACGCTGATGTGAGAGCCACTCAGCAGGCCAACAATAATTCCACCCACTATTCCAGCAATAATGCCAGAAATAATTGGAGCACCTGAGGCTAAGGCAATACCCAAACATAAGGGTAAGGCCACGAGAAATACGACCACTCCCGAAAGGAGGTCGTTTACGTGAAATCTATTTTTCAGTTCTAAAGCCGGCATAAAAACAACCATTTATAATATAAAAAAACAATCAATTTTTAATGTAACTGCCTGAAAGTGAGGAACTTACTTCAAGGCTTTATCGATATTGTCTGACAACTGAATCGGGTTAAAGTTGAGTTATGCTATAACGTTGTATAGTTGATTGTAGATTTCACGACGTTTTTGTTGATCTTAAGATTCACCTCATCTTTATGAGCGTGATGTTTTAATAAAACATGGCACTAGCCATTTAGAAGACGATTTAAAAACAATAAAAAAAGCCTCCCGTTTAGGAGGCTTTTTTAGGTTCTCTAAAGGCTCTTATTTAGAACCCTTAATTCCTGCTTGCAATAATAATGCACCAAAACCACCAATTTTCTGCTCTTGTGGTTTTTCTTGCTTATTACGCTGCGGACGTTCAACTTGATCTTTACGCGGTTGTGGACGTTTACCTTGTGGTTTACGCTCAGAACGCTGTTCGTTATTTTGTTCACGACGTGGTGGACGCTGTGCTTTCACAGGTGCCGCACCTTCTGCACGCATACTCAAGTTCACACGGTTACGTTCAACATCAACTTGCATAACACGCACTTGTACGATCTGACCTGGTTTTACCACTTTATGCGGGTCAGAAACGAACTCATTGGCTAATTCAGAGATATGAACCAAACCATCTTGATGCACACCAATATCAACAAAAGCACCAAAATTCGTCACATTCGTCACAACACCTTCAAGCTGCATACCTTCAGTCAACTGAGCAACTTCAGTAATGTCTTCACGGAATTTAGCTGTGCGGAATTCTGGACGAGGGTCACGGCCCGGTTTTTCAAGTTCTGCTAAAACGTCTTGAATAGTTGGCAAACCGAATTTGTCATCAACAAACTCTTCTGCTTTAACCTGACGAATAATTTCGGTATTACCAATAATGTCTTTTACCGTTGTAGCTTTTGCTGCAACAATTTTCTCAACAAGACCATAACTTTCAGGGTGAACAGCAGATGCATCTAATGGCTCTGAACCATTTTGGATACGTAAGAAACCAGCAGCCTGTTCAAAAGTACGTTCGCCAAGACGCGGTACATTTTTAAGTGCCTGACGTGTGTCAAAACGGCCATGCTCTTTACGGTATTCAACAATTTGCTGTGCAATTGCTTTATTCAAACCTGCAATATAAGCCAAGATTGCTGGTGAAGCAGTATTTACATCTACCCCAACAGCGTTCACACAGTCTTCTACAACTGCATCAAGTGTTTTTGCTAAACCAGTTTGGTTCACATCATGTTGATATTGACCTACGCCAATCGACTTCGGATCAATTTTAACAAGCTCAGCAAGCGGGTCTTGTAAACGGCGCGCAATAGAAACTGCACCACGGATTGAAACATCAAGCTCTGGCAGTTCCGCCGCAGCAAGTTCACTTGCAGAGTAAACAGAGGCGCCTGCTTCACTTACGGTTACGCGAGTTAATTTAAGATCTGTATTTGCAGCCATCATTTCAGCTACAACAGCTTCTGTTTCACGGCTCGCAGTACCATTGCCAATAGCAATAAGCTCGACATTGTATTCACGACATAGACGTGCAAGCTCAGCAATTGAGCCTTCTTTATCTTCTTTAGGCGCAAATGGATAAATCGTGCTATGTGCAAGTACATCACCAGCTTCGCTTACCACAGCTAGTTTCACACCAGTACGAATACCAGGGTCGACACCCAAAGTCGTACGGCTACCAGCTGGCGCTGATAACAATAAGTGACGAAGATTTTCAGCAAACACCTGCATTGCTTCTGCTTCAGCAGCAAGACGTTTTTCTGTAAGTAATGAATGCTCGATTTGAGGACGAACTTTACCTAACCAGAATAATTTTGCAGTTTGTTTTAAAAAATCTTGACGTGTTTGTGGCTGAACCTGATCAAGGTTGTATTCAGTTTCAATACGAGCCAATGGTGCATCATCTTCGCCATCAACTTTTAAACCGAGTACGTTTTCTTGGCGGCCACGTAACATCGCCAATAAACGATGTGATGGTAATTTGTTTAGGCCTTCCGAGAATTCAAAGTAATCGCGGAACTTTTTGCCCACTTCTTTCTTCTCTTCAGATGCAACAGTACTTTTTAATACTGCTGTTTTTGCAAAAGTCGCTTTTAATTCTGTAGTAAGAGGAATGTTTTGTGC
The window above is part of the Acinetobacter baumannii genome. Proteins encoded here:
- a CDS encoding bifunctional SulP family inorganic anion transporter/carbonic anhydrase, with protein sequence MPALELKNRFHVNDLLSGVVVFLVALPLCLGIALASGAPIISGIIAGIVGGIIVGLLSGSHISVSGPAAGLTAVILVQLDQLGGNYAAFLLCIVFAGILQILFGVFKLGFFANFIPNNVILGLLAAIGAILIVTQLPYLFGLTDFSWKEVWTATPDTFIQKFDAGAALIGLLSLFLILAWDSSPLKKLALPSALIAVVLAAVFNFVLISIGSSWAVQSNNLIQLPNILQAPEEVLVFPDFSYLAEPLIYTGAITLAIVASLETLLNLEAADKLDPQKRSSPPNRELWAQGAGNIVSGLIGGMPVTSVIVRSSVNANTGARSKCSTIIHGVLLLLAILFFVPLMNMIPLSALAAILIVTGFKLTHPKLFKQLYQKGWRQFLPFIITLVAILLTDLLTGILVGLFTSSAFILYGNFNKGVRVYKEKHLHGIVTRIELPSQVTFLNRSALISALEHVHKDQQLIIDATQCDSIDPDIYQVIQDYQNETAVKRQVDLKLIGFKQHYEEVDDAVLDIYISTRDLQRKLSPQQVITLLKEGNERFVKNERLQRDIYRQIRVTADEGQHPIAAVLGCMDSRAPTEMIFDVGIGDLFSLRIAGNIAGQKVLGSLEFACQAKGSKVILVLGHTDCGAVTSACQLRLQQKQISDVKEMPHIQYVLGPLMHSVESVYDIMQPRELNKTFVNQVTAMNVHYNIQYIINNSTVLKDLLDRGEIAIVGAIYDVKTGHVEFLDA
- a CDS encoding Tex family protein — protein: MTDLVQQLASELAVRPNQVEAAIRLIDEGASVPFIARYRKEVTQGLDDTQLRQLDTRLAYLRDLYERREKVIQSLQEQNKLNDDLLARVNAAETKNALEEIYAPYRPKRTSKSFKAKEAGLGPIAEKIISEQIDPTEALAGFSHEDYPDVESQLDAIQHILIDDWAQNIPLTTELKATFAKTAVLKSTVASEEKKEVGKKFRDYFEFSEGLNKLPSHRLLAMLRGRQENVLGLKVDGEDDAPLARIETEYNLDQVQPQTRQDFLKQTAKLFWLGKVRPQIEHSLLTEKRLAAEAEAMQVFAENLRHLLLSAPAGSRTTLGVDPGIRTGVKLAVVSEAGDVLAHSTIYPFAPKEDKEGSIAELARLCREYNVELIAIGNGTASRETEAVVAEMMAANTDLKLTRVTVSEAGASVYSASELAAAELPELDVSIRGAVSIARRLQDPLAELVKIDPKSIGVGQYQHDVNQTGLAKTLDAVVEDCVNAVGVDVNTASPAILAYIAGLNKAIAQQIVEYRKEHGRFDTRQALKNVPRLGERTFEQAAGFLRIQNGSEPLDASAVHPESYGLVEKIVAAKATTVKDIIGNTEIIRQVKAEEFVDDKFGLPTIQDVLAELEKPGRDPRPEFRTAKFREDITEVAQLTEGMQLEGVVTNVTNFGAFVDIGVHQDGLVHISELANEFVSDPHKVVKPGQIVQVRVMQVDVERNRVNLSMRAEGAAPVKAQRPPRREQNNEQRSERKPQGKRPQPRKDQVERPQRNKQEKPQEQKIGGFGALLLQAGIKGSK